Proteins encoded within one genomic window of Phototrophicus methaneseepsis:
- a CDS encoding DNA double-strand break repair nuclease NurA: MTLEFNKIVQQVYNMGAMLDKLDFDITDSLALARERFLAAGDLGRVWERIEWVRSSEISHYRGAAPPDLPDAEPINSIIPPPAPPTYATIIAADGSQVYPDELAPVHYYLLNVGLYVYYHSQGTADAPTPEQYTYPKLFFHREHVHDRYGRIISNGTVDDRRTVAELKRLAQTAWERRSPDLPLIALYDNRLLYLPGNDAHESDDLMSEYLAALVHMQDAGATLAGYIDNPFRAKRFMQLLFLMSIETEAELKARQVEISRSGDLEGLRDQQFFYAILENGERSAIMVQNSPQNKLFRDRGKSYEIAFFYLKVHNSYQSKVVRVDIPMWVARDKVRVDALHALLLHQCQLQGRNPYPYAITRADELAWIGSKDRSKLDELVNVEVRRIKEDLVGRTLTAKMRGKELARSEKRYHNMLGEEIIDDR; the protein is encoded by the coding sequence ATGACACTTGAGTTCAACAAAATTGTGCAACAAGTCTATAACATGGGCGCGATGTTGGATAAACTGGACTTCGACATCACCGATAGTCTAGCACTTGCCCGCGAGCGTTTCCTCGCTGCGGGCGATCTGGGCCGCGTCTGGGAACGGATCGAATGGGTTCGATCCAGTGAAATCAGTCATTATCGTGGCGCTGCCCCCCCCGATTTACCCGATGCCGAGCCCATTAATAGCATCATTCCGCCGCCTGCCCCACCCACCTATGCGACAATCATCGCCGCAGATGGCTCTCAGGTGTATCCTGATGAACTCGCTCCTGTGCATTATTATCTGCTCAATGTCGGGCTGTATGTGTATTATCACAGCCAGGGTACCGCCGACGCCCCAACACCGGAGCAGTATACCTACCCCAAACTATTCTTCCATCGTGAGCACGTCCATGATCGCTATGGGCGCATCATCAGCAACGGCACTGTCGACGACCGGCGTACTGTAGCCGAGCTAAAGCGCCTCGCCCAGACAGCCTGGGAACGCCGCAGCCCGGACCTCCCGTTGATTGCGTTGTATGATAACCGCCTGCTGTACCTGCCGGGTAACGATGCCCACGAGAGCGATGATCTCATGAGCGAATATCTGGCTGCACTGGTCCACATGCAAGACGCTGGGGCCACGCTGGCAGGGTATATTGATAATCCTTTCCGCGCCAAGCGCTTTATGCAGCTTCTTTTCCTGATGAGCATCGAAACAGAAGCCGAACTCAAGGCACGCCAGGTCGAAATTTCCCGCTCTGGCGACCTGGAAGGCCTGCGCGACCAGCAGTTCTTCTATGCCATCCTTGAAAATGGCGAGCGCTCTGCCATCATGGTGCAGAACTCCCCACAGAACAAGCTATTCCGCGACCGTGGCAAAAGCTACGAAATCGCATTTTTTTATCTCAAGGTCCACAACAGCTACCAATCAAAGGTTGTGCGCGTCGATATCCCCATGTGGGTGGCCCGTGATAAAGTCCGTGTCGATGCTCTGCACGCGCTGCTATTACACCAATGCCAGTTACAGGGCCGCAACCCCTACCCTTACGCGATCACCCGCGCCGATGAATTGGCCTGGATTGGCAGCAAAGACCGCAGTAAATTGGACGAACTGGTTAATGTCGAGGTAAGGCGCATCAAAGAAGACCTTGTCGGACGCACGCTAACCGCTAAAATGCGCGGCAAAGAACTGGCCCGCAGTGAGAAGCGCTACCATAACATGTTAGGCGAGGAAATCATTGATGACCGATAA
- a CDS encoding transposase has protein sequence MMKSSECPVCGSSEIFTDWPLPEVNQEWRNRYYDEVEITRGRSARLEFYICGDCGYVHTYVNADKLDSLGRRWHRVGSKMRVIKRLSEAADALSDEAPTNTVTESIQAQQGDLEEPQPAKPRFTRRRAPVEPAFLIDEPVEINESAEEETLPAETTPLEGAEADEAVMDEPVYAEDEEASIEDDFIEEDFIEEEAPFVDEAAGVSDATMDPSDTEVSVTADFTREEPIPDDELVEMDDTIPADDAIEMEELAPEDKPKAQPVVIKPAPARLTDVQWEEVEELLAAYQVKRTKHDARDIVDAIVYKQVTGRSWKKLPDAFPPHRSVYRYYRRWCKSGAWSLIHGYLKVQLRFDLGDNPCETP, from the coding sequence ATGATGAAGTCGAGCGAATGTCCAGTGTGTGGCAGCAGTGAGATTTTTACCGATTGGCCGCTGCCTGAGGTAAATCAGGAGTGGCGCAACCGTTACTATGATGAGGTCGAGATTACACGCGGGCGCAGTGCGCGGCTGGAGTTCTACATTTGTGGGGACTGCGGCTATGTGCATACCTATGTCAACGCTGATAAGCTCGATAGCCTCGGGCGCAGATGGCACAGGGTCGGCAGCAAGATGCGCGTTATCAAGCGCCTTTCAGAAGCAGCCGACGCCCTCAGCGACGAGGCCCCAACCAACACCGTGACAGAATCGATTCAGGCTCAGCAAGGGGACCTGGAAGAACCCCAACCCGCTAAACCTCGCTTCACCAGGAGACGCGCACCTGTCGAACCCGCATTCCTAATAGATGAGCCTGTCGAGATCAACGAATCTGCCGAAGAAGAAACCCTCCCAGCAGAGACAACACCCCTAGAAGGGGCCGAAGCTGATGAAGCCGTCATGGACGAGCCAGTCTATGCAGAGGACGAAGAAGCCTCAATAGAAGACGATTTCATCGAAGAGGATTTCATCGAAGAGGAAGCGCCTTTCGTAGACGAAGCCGCTGGCGTATCAGATGCGACCATGGACCCATCTGATACGGAGGTCTCCGTCACAGCAGATTTCACCAGAGAAGAACCCATTCCGGACGACGAGCTTGTCGAGATGGACGATACGATCCCGGCAGATGATGCTATCGAGATGGAGGAGCTTGCTCCTGAGGATAAGCCCAAGGCACAGCCTGTTGTAATCAAGCCCGCCCCTGCCCGCCTCACGGATGTGCAGTGGGAAGAAGTGGAAGAATTATTGGCGGCTTACCAGGTCAAGCGGACCAAGCACGATGCACGGGATATTGTCGATGCGATTGTGTACAAGCAGGTCACGGGGCGCAGTTGGAAGAAGTTGCCGGATGCGTTCCCGCCCCACCGCAGCGTTTACCGTTATTATCGGCGCTGGTGCAAATCTGGGGCGTGGTCGCTGATACACGGGTATCTGAAAGTGCAGCTCAGGTTTGATCTGGGCGATAATCCCTGCGAGACGCCGTAA
- a CDS encoding zinc ribbon domain-containing protein, which translates to MSRQIGMRRGICPKCSHATVYSGQDLATQASNGSSIPIDFRHQAVLVHYVCVECGYVESYISDRSALARIYRQWPLPLANNKR; encoded by the coding sequence ATGAGCAGGCAAATCGGGATGCGGCGTGGTATCTGCCCTAAATGCAGCCATGCAACGGTCTATAGTGGGCAGGACCTCGCCACACAGGCCAGCAATGGCAGCTCTATCCCGATTGATTTCCGGCACCAGGCTGTGCTGGTTCATTATGTGTGCGTCGAATGCGGTTACGTCGAGAGTTATATCAGTGACCGCAGCGCCTTGGCACGTATCTACCGGCAATGGCCGCTCCCCCTGGCGAATAACAAACGGTGA
- a CDS encoding toll/interleukin-1 receptor domain-containing protein: MSEDGKIEWNPMEDEAPKGIIKRVEQFAYDLAWGVDKGLWGSLFGVTKSGLGTEWVNYANNTAFKAYLVQKWNEDPPDDLLLFSFKYLSIEHQHSRSNINYILTSNAFLLLKKPPKAPQIFVSYNHKESSALSLLVEARLKNKDSQIGIFIDKSINAGESWHPYLDEQLNQCEILVCLLTKETLKSTFVRKEINFALDNNKRVIPLCHAGYAIPDMNSHENDEVNNLLSRLNEVQAIYVEQPESAENYEIALLKLFIALGYSTI, from the coding sequence ATGAGTGAAGATGGGAAAATAGAGTGGAATCCGATGGAGGACGAAGCACCTAAAGGCATCATAAAGCGAGTAGAACAATTCGCATATGATCTTGCATGGGGAGTAGATAAGGGATTATGGGGTAGCCTCTTTGGTGTCACCAAAAGTGGATTAGGTACCGAATGGGTCAACTATGCTAATAATACCGCGTTTAAAGCTTACCTAGTTCAAAAGTGGAATGAAGATCCCCCTGACGATCTTCTACTATTCTCATTTAAATATTTAAGTATTGAGCATCAACATAGTCGGTCCAATATAAACTATATCTTGACTTCAAACGCGTTCTTACTACTAAAGAAACCACCAAAAGCTCCACAAATTTTTGTTTCCTACAACCATAAAGAAAGCAGTGCATTATCATTGCTTGTAGAAGCACGGCTGAAAAATAAAGATAGCCAAATCGGTATTTTCATCGACAAATCTATCAATGCTGGCGAATCTTGGCATCCCTACTTAGACGAGCAACTCAACCAGTGCGAAATTCTTGTTTGCTTACTAACAAAAGAGACGCTTAAATCAACTTTTGTACGTAAAGAAATCAACTTTGCACTTGATAACAACAAGCGGGTTATCCCTTTGTGTCATGCCGGATACGCTATACCTGACATGAATTCTCATGAAAATGATGAAGTCAATAATTTGTTGAGTCGATTAAACGAAGTACAAGCGATTTACGTCGAGCAACCAGAAAGCGCTGAAAATTATGAAATTGCACTACTAAAATTGTTTATCGCCCTTGGTTATTCGACAATTTAG
- a CDS encoding helicase HerA domain-containing protein encodes MTVPTDPNNLEDWFPADRNAPIYATNGHNGAVAQRLGVVVGGSLSRGLAVKLEPGTNVEEMAVGRYVVIYGTQQRYFCMINDIALDSTNPAIQSDPPNIDDPFIRDVFTGNVAYGLITVTPMLVIDADGPKPVKTIPGHFMRVYNATEDDVNNVFGKEGPTNFNVGSPLELEETTINLNLKRLVERSVGVFGKSGTGKSFLTRVLLAGVVARGQGVSLIFDMHNDYGWQITSENGHHVKGLAQLFQSKVSILTLDAESSQRRNAKYDFEIKMGFDEIEPEDIAMLKATMSLSDTMIDAAYSLRKMWGKGWIKRLIEGTAEDMDYISSNTNIGGGTLAALQRRIERFERWHFLVEENEGDSVQKIIELLVNQQKSVVLEFGRYGNQLEAYMLVANYLTRRIHHRYVELMEKSLGDASLEPPQLLITIEEAHKFLEPQVARQTTFGIIAREMRKYKVTLLVIDQRPSAIDEEVMSQIGTRVTALLDNERDINAVLNGISGAAGLREVLARLETKQQAIIMGHAVPMPVVIKPRTYDTAFYEAVTANAITPQESRKSLGSGGRRRI; translated from the coding sequence ATGACCGTTCCAACGGATCCGAATAACCTGGAGGACTGGTTCCCCGCAGACCGCAACGCGCCGATCTATGCCACGAATGGACACAATGGCGCGGTCGCCCAACGATTGGGCGTGGTGGTTGGCGGCAGCCTCTCACGTGGGTTGGCGGTCAAGCTGGAACCAGGCACCAATGTGGAAGAAATGGCCGTTGGTCGCTATGTCGTGATCTATGGCACCCAACAGCGCTATTTTTGCATGATTAACGATATCGCGCTCGACAGCACCAACCCCGCAATTCAGAGCGACCCACCCAATATTGACGACCCCTTCATCCGAGATGTCTTCACAGGCAATGTTGCCTATGGCCTCATCACCGTCACGCCGATGCTGGTCATTGATGCCGATGGGCCTAAACCTGTGAAGACAATCCCTGGGCATTTCATGCGCGTCTATAACGCCACAGAAGATGATGTGAACAATGTCTTCGGCAAAGAAGGGCCGACAAACTTCAATGTTGGGTCGCCGTTGGAGCTGGAAGAAACCACGATTAACCTCAACCTCAAACGACTTGTCGAGCGCAGTGTGGGCGTCTTCGGCAAGAGTGGGACGGGTAAGAGCTTTTTGACGCGCGTGCTGCTGGCAGGCGTGGTCGCACGTGGGCAAGGCGTGAGCCTGATCTTCGATATGCACAATGACTATGGCTGGCAAATCACCAGTGAGAACGGCCACCACGTCAAAGGGTTGGCGCAGCTATTCCAGAGCAAAGTCAGCATCCTCACACTGGATGCAGAGTCGTCACAGCGGCGTAATGCCAAATACGATTTTGAGATCAAGATGGGCTTTGATGAAATCGAGCCGGAAGACATCGCCATGTTAAAGGCGACAATGAGCCTTTCCGATACGATGATTGACGCGGCCTATTCCCTGCGCAAGATGTGGGGCAAAGGCTGGATCAAGCGGTTAATCGAGGGTACGGCTGAAGATATGGATTATATCTCCAGCAATACCAACATCGGCGGCGGTACGCTGGCAGCGCTACAGCGCCGTATTGAGCGCTTTGAGCGGTGGCACTTCCTTGTTGAAGAAAATGAGGGCGACAGCGTACAGAAAATCATCGAACTGCTTGTGAACCAGCAAAAAAGCGTCGTGCTGGAATTTGGCCGTTATGGCAACCAGCTAGAAGCGTATATGCTCGTCGCGAACTATCTGACGCGGCGCATTCATCATCGCTATGTCGAGCTGATGGAAAAATCACTCGGTGATGCTTCCCTGGAGCCGCCCCAATTGTTGATTACCATCGAAGAAGCGCATAAATTTCTTGAGCCACAAGTCGCCCGTCAGACGACATTCGGCATTATTGCGCGCGAGATGCGTAAGTATAAGGTGACGCTGCTCGTCATCGATCAGCGCCCCAGCGCCATTGACGAAGAAGTCATGAGCCAGATCGGTACGCGCGTCACGGCCCTATTGGATAACGAGCGCGATATCAATGCTGTGCTGAATGGGATCAGCGGTGCGGCTGGCCTACGCGAGGTCCTGGCACGCCTTGAAACAAAGCAGCAGGCAATTATCATGGGGCACGCTGTGCCGATGCCAGTCGTCATTAAGCCACGCACCTATGACACGGCCTTCTACGAAGCCGTCACAGCCAACGCGATCACCCCCCAGGAGAGCCGTAAATCGCTCGGCAGTGGTGGCAGACGGCGTATTTAA
- a CDS encoding sensor histidine kinase, with amino-acid sequence MPTANYDKLLEPISDIRVTCESLLTEAFGRMGGDQRESVKTMYASAGGLYALVMDIITSLGLTNVARRRYIRDKASDVIVPLIEESQSLLDGVDGPLEEEQTVAIMFINEVSHNLRQNFRVLWNYSEALHRIGRLNKRIVDVTLLFESLKAPTSYPLNIVYEVVPNVPDIFCDKTRITQALEALIDNVARHSGSDVVHIRASRERGMILITVRDQGNGIPANAMKNVLEPFFQVDTITDGLGLGLPMAAALVSWHQGQMRLKNDNGLVVELYLPIAT; translated from the coding sequence ATGCCGACTGCAAACTACGATAAGCTATTAGAGCCTATTTCTGACATTCGTGTGACGTGCGAATCGCTCCTGACGGAAGCATTTGGACGTATGGGCGGGGATCAGCGCGAGAGCGTTAAGACGATGTATGCCAGCGCGGGGGGCCTCTATGCACTGGTGATGGATATTATTACGTCGCTCGGCCTGACCAATGTGGCACGCCGTCGGTACATCCGTGATAAAGCCTCAGACGTGATTGTCCCCTTAATTGAGGAAAGCCAATCTTTGCTGGATGGCGTTGATGGCCCGCTGGAAGAAGAACAGACCGTCGCGATCATGTTCATCAATGAGGTCAGCCATAATCTCCGGCAAAACTTCCGCGTGTTGTGGAACTACAGCGAAGCTTTGCATCGTATTGGGCGGCTCAATAAACGGATTGTCGATGTGACCTTGCTGTTCGAAAGCCTGAAAGCGCCCACATCCTATCCTCTCAACATCGTTTACGAAGTGGTGCCCAATGTGCCGGATATTTTTTGCGATAAAACGCGCATCACTCAGGCGCTAGAGGCACTGATTGATAATGTCGCACGGCATAGTGGCAGCGATGTAGTCCATATACGGGCTTCTCGTGAACGCGGCATGATCCTGATTACTGTACGCGATCAGGGTAACGGCATCCCGGCCAACGCGATGAAAAACGTGCTGGAGCCATTCTTCCAGGTCGATACGATTACAGATGGCCTGGGGCTGGGCCTGCCAATGGCCGCGGCTCTGGTAAGCTGGCATCAAGGGCAAATGCGCCTGAAAAATGATAATGGGCTTGTCGTCGAACTCTATCTGCCTATCGCAACTTAG
- a CDS encoding sensor histidine kinase gives MSTASTPRLPTTRQLRDHFLIPVTAILNMSEAMLMGRHGPLNDEQREYLQTIQDNALQAFSFNQRMIQHYGTNGLEGLSEYSHDWLTPIASIISYCDLLLLEYLVGDLQDEQKALLQKAYYRAHALQRQIQNVIDYSRLEAHLERPMSSFPLDEVFKQDAIIVQSSVPIHWELPEYTPVVMSSKLYISHTLNALLDNAAKFTRAGYITVTGQVINRHVDITVTDTGIGIPHTLQDRVFQPFYQLTPRTPGLGLGLYIAQAYVAQQGSRLLMHSTPDVGTQFQFSIPLSDQQLPKED, from the coding sequence ATGTCAACTGCTTCTACACCTCGTTTACCAACGACCAGGCAACTCAGAGATCACTTCCTCATCCCAGTGACAGCTATCCTGAACATGAGCGAAGCCATGCTGATGGGCCGCCATGGGCCGCTGAATGATGAACAGCGAGAATATTTACAGACGATCCAGGATAACGCCCTGCAAGCGTTCAGCTTTAATCAGCGCATGATCCAGCATTATGGCACCAATGGCCTTGAGGGGCTGAGTGAGTATTCTCATGATTGGCTGACCCCTATTGCCAGCATCATCAGCTATTGTGACCTGCTGTTGTTAGAGTACCTTGTCGGGGATTTGCAGGATGAGCAGAAGGCCCTGCTGCAAAAGGCCTATTACCGCGCGCATGCGCTGCAGCGGCAAATCCAGAATGTGATTGATTACTCCCGCCTGGAAGCACATCTGGAACGCCCCATGAGTTCCTTCCCGCTGGATGAAGTCTTCAAACAAGATGCAATCATCGTCCAGAGCAGCGTTCCCATTCATTGGGAACTACCGGAGTATACGCCTGTGGTGATGAGCAGCAAGCTTTATATCAGCCATACGCTGAATGCGCTGCTGGATAACGCTGCTAAGTTTACGCGGGCGGGCTATATTACCGTCACGGGGCAGGTGATTAATCGTCACGTTGATATCACCGTGACAGATACCGGCATTGGCATCCCCCATACCTTGCAGGATCGCGTCTTCCAGCCTTTTTACCAGCTTACACCGCGTACACCCGGCCTAGGGCTTGGGCTGTATATCGCCCAGGCTTATGTAGCACAACAAGGCAGTCGCCTGCTCATGCACAGCACGCCTGATGTGGGCACGCAATTCCAATTCAGCATTCCCCTTTCTGACCAGCAGCTCCCCAAAGAAGACTAG
- a CDS encoding GNAT family N-acetyltransferase, with translation MRNIFDFSSFPILETDRLRLRQMKPSDVTALLRHFGNPEVVKFIDMKPIKTLEQADEWLQWMGGFFAAKDGLRWGIVLKENDQFIGSAGLHNWNQESHYAEIGLDITPPYWGQGYATETLTRLVQFGWESMNLNRIEADVVKGNHASMHVLQKIGFKQEGVLRQRLRKGGKYYDLHLFGLLRCDSEEISV, from the coding sequence ATGAGAAACATTTTTGACTTTTCGTCTTTTCCCATTCTGGAAACAGACCGCCTCCGCCTGCGACAAATGAAACCCAGCGATGTGACAGCGTTGCTGCGCCACTTTGGCAATCCTGAGGTAGTCAAATTCATCGACATGAAGCCGATCAAGACGCTTGAGCAGGCCGATGAATGGTTGCAATGGATGGGGGGCTTCTTCGCCGCAAAGGATGGCTTGCGCTGGGGCATTGTGCTGAAAGAAAATGACCAATTTATCGGTTCTGCGGGGCTGCACAACTGGAACCAGGAAAGCCACTATGCGGAGATCGGCCTGGATATTACGCCGCCCTATTGGGGTCAAGGCTATGCAACAGAAACCCTGACGCGGTTGGTGCAGTTCGGCTGGGAAAGTATGAACCTCAACCGCATCGAGGCCGATGTCGTCAAAGGCAATCATGCTTCGATGCATGTGCTGCAAAAAATTGGCTTTAAGCAAGAAGGTGTCCTGCGGCAGCGCTTGCGCAAAGGCGGCAAATATTATGATTTGCACCTGTTCGGTTTACTACGCTGCGATTCTGAAGAGATCAGTGTATAG
- a CDS encoding DUF554 domain-containing protein codes for MGGTLLNIVTVAIGSLIGMSIGNRLPERIQKSVLTGLGLITLVVGFQNANLTGNIIIPLLSTVIGVIIGEWLRIDAALERLGGYLQERFGSAESGDAASTRERFITGFVTASLVFCVGPLTFVGAIQDGMGLASGFQFLAIKSVLDGFAAMAFAASFGLGVLFTIITVLVVQGGLALIGSVLVQMMTTPGMTDALAQDPAIIEMTAVGGILLLGLALVLLDVQKPRIANFLPALLVAPLLVTIAGMLNIAIYPL; via the coding sequence GTGGGTGGAACCCTCCTGAATATCGTCACCGTCGCTATTGGCAGCCTGATTGGCATGAGCATTGGCAATCGCCTGCCGGAGCGCATCCAGAAATCCGTATTAACGGGCCTGGGCCTAATCACACTGGTCGTCGGCTTCCAGAATGCGAACCTGACTGGCAATATCATCATTCCGCTGCTCTCAACGGTGATTGGCGTCATCATTGGGGAGTGGCTGCGCATTGATGCGGCCCTGGAGCGCTTGGGAGGTTACCTGCAAGAGCGCTTTGGCAGCGCTGAATCAGGCGATGCCGCCAGCACACGCGAGCGCTTCATCACGGGCTTTGTGACGGCCAGCCTCGTCTTCTGCGTGGGGCCGCTGACCTTCGTCGGTGCCATACAGGATGGCATGGGGCTAGCGAGCGGCTTCCAATTCCTGGCGATTAAGAGCGTGCTGGACGGCTTCGCGGCGATGGCATTCGCGGCAAGCTTCGGCCTGGGAGTATTGTTCACAATCATCACGGTGCTGGTCGTTCAGGGTGGGCTGGCGTTGATTGGCAGTGTGCTTGTGCAAATGATGACCACACCCGGTATGACCGATGCCCTGGCACAGGACCCAGCAATCATCGAAATGACAGCCGTCGGGGGCATTTTGCTGCTGGGGCTGGCGCTCGTCCTGCTGGATGTGCAAAAGCCACGCATTGCGAACTTTTTACCGGCTCTGCTGGTCGCGCCCTTGCTGGTAACCATCGCGGGCATGCTGAATATCGCTATTTACCCGCTGTAA
- a CDS encoding GIN domain-containing protein, which yields MCFSRFFSGLLMLLPFFALAACDQAAVHGSGNYVTQTHNIIDFTSLRVETTGEIHITIGESPTLSVAAYENILPLLTFSVEDGVLVLNQAEGTGYVTDQPIAMTITVPTLESIEVAGTANIAIDNLSGDMFTADIRSPGNLTTHGSVTEQTVTVSGTGHYYGFGLQTVTTAITISGAGEAQITASDTLIATLSGEGGVIYQGEPDVTEYITGTGHIQPAPTPEQ from the coding sequence ATGTGCTTTTCACGTTTTTTTAGCGGGTTGTTGATGCTGCTGCCCTTCTTTGCCCTGGCCGCCTGCGATCAGGCTGCTGTACATGGTAGCGGTAACTATGTGACGCAAACACACAATATCATCGATTTTACGAGCCTGCGCGTCGAAACCACAGGCGAAATCCACATCACCATAGGCGAATCCCCCACACTGAGCGTTGCCGCCTACGAGAATATCCTGCCGCTGCTCACCTTCTCGGTTGAAGATGGTGTGCTGGTGCTCAACCAGGCAGAAGGCACAGGTTACGTCACAGACCAGCCTATTGCGATGACGATCACCGTGCCGACGTTAGAATCAATCGAAGTGGCTGGAACCGCCAATATCGCCATCGACAACCTGAGCGGGGACATGTTCACAGCAGACATCCGCAGCCCGGGCAACCTGACAACCCATGGCAGCGTGACAGAGCAAACCGTGACCGTGAGCGGCACAGGCCACTATTATGGCTTTGGCCTGCAAACAGTCACCACAGCCATTACAATCTCCGGTGCTGGTGAAGCACAGATCACGGCCAGCGACACGCTTATAGCAACCCTCAGCGGCGAAGGTGGCGTCATCTACCAGGGCGAACCAGACGTGACGGAGTACATCACAGGTACTGGCCACATCCAGCCAGCCCCTACCCCAGAGCAATAA
- the rplL gene encoding 50S ribosomal protein L7/L12, translating to MADVAKLVEEIAGLTLLEASELKTALEEKLGVEAAVGGGMMMPMGAMPAGGAAAPAEEEEEQTEFTVVLKEAGPKKIEVIKVVRALTSLGLKEAKDLVEGAPSNVMEEVGKDIAEDAKKKLEEAGAAVDLK from the coding sequence ATGGCTGATGTTGCAAAGCTCGTAGAAGAAATTGCTGGTCTGACCCTGCTAGAAGCTAGCGAACTGAAGACCGCTCTCGAAGAAAAACTCGGTGTAGAAGCCGCTGTTGGTGGTGGCATGATGATGCCGATGGGCGCAATGCCTGCCGGTGGCGCTGCTGCTCCTGCTGAAGAAGAAGAAGAACAGACTGAATTCACCGTCGTCCTGAAGGAAGCTGGCCCCAAGAAGATCGAGGTCATCAAGGTCGTGCGTGCACTGACCAGCCTCGGCCTGAAGGAAGCCAAGGACCTCGTCGAAGGTGCTCCCAGCAACGTCATGGAAGAAGTTGGCAAGGACATTGCCGAAGACGCCAAGAAGAAGCTGGAAGAAGCCGGCGCTGCTGTCGACTTGAAATAA
- the rplJ gene encoding 50S ribosomal protein L10 codes for MAISRSRKEDLVAQYVDLLEASNGISIVRTQGMSVPRVQTLRKVILDAGGQYVVAKNTLITKAMEQKGWIVPEELLAGPTGIVFGKDNFPGVVKAILGHIKDVDLPEEQFSLSGGVLGGSDIFGADRVEAISNMPTLPELQAQILGLLVQPAQNLVSVLHAANGGIVNVLQAADTQVLNVLQAWLQKREQEGAA; via the coding sequence TTGGCAATCAGTCGTAGTCGTAAAGAAGACCTGGTTGCACAGTACGTAGACCTGCTCGAGGCGAGTAATGGTATTTCCATTGTTCGCACGCAGGGGATGTCTGTGCCCCGTGTTCAAACATTACGCAAAGTCATTCTCGACGCTGGCGGGCAATACGTTGTTGCTAAAAACACGCTTATCACCAAGGCTATGGAGCAAAAAGGCTGGATCGTCCCAGAAGAATTGCTCGCAGGCCCGACAGGCATTGTTTTTGGTAAAGATAATTTCCCTGGTGTGGTAAAGGCCATCCTGGGGCACATCAAAGATGTAGACCTGCCGGAAGAGCAGTTCTCTCTCTCAGGTGGTGTCCTGGGCGGTTCGGATATCTTCGGCGCAGATCGCGTTGAAGCTATCTCCAACATGCCGACCCTACCAGAACTCCAGGCGCAAATCCTGGGTCTGCTGGTACAACCTGCTCAGAACCTCGTCAGCGTGCTGCATGCCGCCAATGGTGGTATTGTCAACGTGCTGCAGGCGGCTGATACGCAGGTACTCAACGTATTGCAAGCCTGGCTGCAAAAGCGCGAACAAGAAGGTGCTGCATAA